AACGAAAGCGGGTTTTCGCGGGCGCGACCAAGGTGGGCGCGGTGAAGCCGATCTCGACGCTTCGCGTGCCTTCCTCGAGTGCCGCAGCGTTGCCGCCGGTGAAGCGAAGGTCCTGGCCGTTGAGGGTTTCAACAGCGACAGTCGGCGCGGGCGCTGCGGCGGCAATGTGTGCAGGGTCGATCCACGCCACGCTGCGCTCGCTCGCGAGCCACATGCGCCCGTCCGTGCCCTCCTCCAGCGGATCGAGCTGGATAGTGCCGGAGGTGCCACGCAAGCCATCGTCCTGATCGAACACCGTGTCGCTCACCACGTGACCGGGCGACGCGATGGCGGCGTCAATCTCCGCAGAGGGCAACAGGAACAAACCTCGCGTGGTCAGCAGCCACAGGTCGCCATTCGCGCGCTCCACCATGTCACCCGCACCCGCGTAGCGTTCGCCATGCGTGCCGGTGATGCGCTGGAAGTGTTCACCCCGCTTCAGCATGAGGCCATCGCCGCCACTCACCCACAAACCGCGCTTGCCCACGTAGAGACCATCCACGGCACCCACTTCCACGCCATCGGCGCCGCCGTAACGCTTCTCCTTCCCGCCGGCCAACATCACCAGCACGCTGCCCGGCCGGCCGATCCATGCACGGTCGGCCTCGACTACGAGCGAAAGCGCCGTCTTGGGAAACATGTTGGCCCAGTCGTGGCCATCCCAGCGCCAGATGGTGTTGCCCAGGTCCATCCAAAGGTCGCCAGCGGGTCCCGTCGCCATGCCATGGCAGGCCCTGCCCGGCGCTTCCGCCGTGCGCCCGTTCGTGCGCATGGGCGGCAGGGGAATGGCTTCGGTCACGCCACCGCGCAGGCGGTGCAGTGTCTGGTCCGCACTCATCCACACGCTGCCATCGGCGGCGCGGGCGAAGCAGTTCACGTGCGTGCCCAGTTCGGGATGCGGCTCGACGGCTGCGCCGGCGAGCAAGGGCGGCATCGTCGAGCGGCTCGCGATCCACAGCGTGCCGTTATCGCCGGCCACGATAGTGGGGTGGTACACCCCCTGCGGTAGCGGCACGGGCGTGAACCGCGTGGCCCTGAACTGTTCCAGGCCGCGCGAACTCGCCACCCATACATTGCCGTCGCGGTCGACGTAGTCGGCGGTGACATCCACATCCTCGCCATCGCCGAAGCGCACCCGCTCCGTGATCAGTTGGCGCGTGCCATCACGCGTCTCGGCGTGATAGCGCAGCAGGCCATCACTGGTCGGGATCCACAGGGCGCGGTACCGGTCGACGATCATGTCGGCGGTGGGCGTGGCACTGATGTGCACGGCATGCTCGGGCAAGTCGGCCATCGCGGCGATGCCCGCATCGGCGTCCACGCGCTCGAACACATCGGCGCCAGGACGCCGCCGGTAGGCGTCGTTGCCGCTGAACGCCCAGTACGAGCCATCCCAGCCGGTGCCATACAGGTTGAAATAGACGCCCCGGTCACCCTTGGCCGAGGTGACGTTCACCGGCTTGAACTGTTTGCCGGTGAGCTCGACGAGACCACCCGCCGTGCCCAGCCATACGCCACCATGGGGGCCGTTGCTGAGCGACATGCTGGTGACCAGGGCGTGCCCCGTCTCCACATCAGCCACGACGCCGTGATTGATCCTGACGACGCGGCCACGCAGCGTGCCGACCCAAAGCGCGCCCTCGCGGTCGCCAAAGACGGTGGTGATCAGGTCGGCGCCCAGCGCCTTTTCGAACATGCGCTCGAAGCGCACGCCATCGAACCGGTAGAGGCCATTGGCGCCACCGACCCACAGGTAGCCATCGCGATCCTGGGTGATCGCGTAGATGCCTTGTGGGGCCCCATCGCGCATGGTGAACAGGGTGCGTTGCAGTTGCTCCACCGCAAGGAACGCGGGCATTTGCGAGGGCGCTGCCTGGGTGGCACTGGGCGCCTGGGCCACGCTCACGCTCGGGCCGGCCGCCGCCAGGGCCGCCAGCGCGGCGCCAAACAGATGTCTATATGCACTCACGCAGAGTGCGCGCCGCGCCTGCCCGAGCAGCGTAAAAAGCATGGTGGATGTCTCGCCCGCGGTGGTGGTAAAGCAGCGCCGGCCCCTTCGTGCCGGTCGCCCAACCCGGACTGTAACATTCGCACGTCCGCTGCGCGGCCCTGCCCTACGTCACTGGCGCCGCCCGCCGCGGCTTGAGCTGACGCTGCGCGAAATACGCCTCCAGCGACTCCACCTTGCCCTCGGCATCCGCGACCGCCACCCACGTATCCGGTCGCAGCAGGTAGGCCGCACCCTCGGCCAGCCCCGCCTTGGCGTACGAAGGCTCCCACGCAAAATCCCGCAAGGCCACGCCCCGGTGCAGGCACCAGGCGCGCAGCTCGGGCCGGGGCGTGCCGTACACGTGCACCTGCCAACCGATGCTCGGCAGCGGTTCGAAGTTATCGCCGCCGGCGGTACGCACCCATGGCAGGCGATCGCCGCCTTTCACCTCGCCGGCTTCGCCTTCGCTCAGGGCGCTGTCGTAGTAGACCAGCGAAGTTTGCGAGATCAGCCGGAACATCGCCTCGCGGGCGGCCTCCACCTTGAA
Above is a genomic segment from Luteibacter aegosomatissinici containing:
- a CDS encoding sensor histidine kinase — protein: MLFTLLGQARRALCVSAYRHLFGAALAALAAAGPSVSVAQAPSATQAAPSQMPAFLAVEQLQRTLFTMRDGAPQGIYAITQDRDGYLWVGGANGLYRFDGVRFERMFEKALGADLITTVFGDREGALWVGTLRGRVVRINHGVVADVETGHALVTSMSLSNGPHGGVWLGTAGGLVELTGKQFKPVNVTSAKGDRGVYFNLYGTGWDGSYWAFSGNDAYRRRPGADVFERVDADAGIAAMADLPEHAVHISATPTADMIVDRYRALWIPTSDGLLRYHAETRDGTRQLITERVRFGDGEDVDVTADYVDRDGNVWVASSRGLEQFRATRFTPVPLPQGVYHPTIVAGDNGTLWIASRSTMPPLLAGAAVEPHPELGTHVNCFARAADGSVWMSADQTLHRLRGGVTEAIPLPPMRTNGRTAEAPGRACHGMATGPAGDLWMDLGNTIWRWDGHDWANMFPKTALSLVVEADRAWIGRPGSVLVMLAGGKEKRYGGADGVEVGAVDGLYVGKRGLWVSGGDGLMLKRGEHFQRITGTHGERYAGAGDMVERANGDLWLLTTRGLFLLPSAEIDAAIASPGHVVSDTVFDQDDGLRGTSGTIQLDPLEEGTDGRMWLASERSVAWIDPAHIAAAAPAPTVAVETLNGQDLRFTGGNAAALEEGTRSVEIGFTAPTLVAPAKTRFRYELSGIDEGWQDAGVQRRVHYSNLGPGHYQFRIQASAADGTWPVAATTLAFRILPAFYQTWWFRVLCVLALLAALWVVYRRHMARVFAAHQTRLEERERIARDLHDSLLQHFQALLFHAHAAGQRTEGATRERFAKVVDIAEDALAQGREKIMGLRSVNDSLESLPADVQKLAALIGGPHGMTVSVEVTGQPRALRPAVADEVHAIVQELVANAFRHSQGKRVCVALRYERQALLAVVADDGVGMSDTEAAVPEGRWGMAGMRERAREIGGTLVFARIDEGGTRATLRVPARLAYRRGLVLG